From one Coffea eugenioides isolate CCC68of chromosome 11, Ceug_1.0, whole genome shotgun sequence genomic stretch:
- the LOC113751155 gene encoding ATP synthase mitochondrial F1 complex assembly factor 2 codes for MASAMVLRKTPKTLHYYSYALRTLPSELRQLSGVATAGKPQPQSKPEHADPSSSSSFTFSSDENANASRTKTNEEEDPIYVKGLKTTASSSSSQSDSVSMPMSFMTGSIVGKRFYQNVSTRKADDGNGWTVMLDYRTLKSPSKRPLKCPTPALAMAVAAEWDYQQTDGIRPFTMPLMKLACTALERVRLTRPKVIENLMKKFHQDLVFCRAPADNDLTKGVFERQVEKIDPLLKWLESEFGYKPVIYSSFFGGKQEEGLVTAIEGLLKRTNDCELAAIDAIAAAAHSVVIAIGIFRGRLNIEEAIELIRLEEDLQVDSWGLVEGGHDVDIADLKVQVASAAVFLGLCRRK; via the exons ATGGCCTCTGCAATGGTGCTGAGGAAAACCCCTAAAACCCTTCACTACTACTCCTATGCCCTCAGAACCCTACCTTCCGAACTCCGCCAGCTCAGCGGTGTCGCCACCGCTGGGAAACCCCAACCCCAATCCAAACCCGAGCACGCAGATCCATCATCGTCATCATCCTTCACCTTCTCATCGGACGAAAATGCAAATGCGTCGCGGACCAAGACTAACGAGGAGGAGGATCCCATCTATGTGAAAGGCCTTAAGACGACGGCGTCGTCTTCATCCTCACAATCAGATTCGGTGAGCATGCCCATGTCGTTCATGACGGGATCAATTGTGGGAAAGAGATTTTACCAGAACGTGAGCACCAGAAAAGCTGATGATGGAAATGGGTGGACAGTGATGCTTGATTATAGAACCCTTAAATCCCCTTCTAAGAGACCCCTTAAGTGCCCCACCCCTGCTCTTGCTATGGCTGTTGCTGCTGAATGGGACTATCAG CAAACAGATGGAATTAGGCCCTTTACAATGCCACTCATGAAACTTGCATGCACTGCATTGGAAAGAGTTCGACTTACTCGACCCAAGGTCATTGagaatttgatgaagaaattccATCAGGATTTGGTCTTCTGTCGAGCTCCAGCAGACAATGATCTCACCAAGGGTGTTTTCG AACGTCAAGTTGAGAAGATCGACCCTTTGCTTAAATGGTTGGAATCAGAGTTTGGGTATAAACCTGTCATATATTCCAGTTTCTTTGGTGGTAAGCAGGAAGAAGGTCTGGTAACTGCCATTGAAGGCCTGCTCAAAAGGACAAATGATTGTGAACTGGCTGCAATTGATGCAATTGCTGCTGCTGCTCATTCTGTAGTTATTGCCATTGGAATCTTTCGTGGTAGATTGAATATTGAGGAGGCCATTGAGCTTATTAGACTAGAAGAAGATTTACAG GTAGACAGCTGGGGTCTGGTTGAAGGTGGACATGATGTTGATATTGCGGATCTTAAAGTTCAAGTTGCATCTGCTGCTGTTTTCCTTGGACTTTGTAGGAGGAAATGA